In one Streptomyces sp. NBC_01241 genomic region, the following are encoded:
- a CDS encoding alpha/beta hydrolase, producing the protein MRRYARNLVAVALATTMVAGTAGWASGNAQQALTGPPPGTAAWRADRVLGRELPDPGRTTPAEVGRFFRGLTAAQQQALVVRHPLVVGNLDGVPVELRYRANARSLQAGHDPRYRHLVGPGHRQILAFDPRGRGQVAEVFGDLNTARHVAVVVPGSDIDAGTFDRTNDVYGTPSGMAKSLYAQTGRGSAVIAWAGYTTPVGVGLDAATGSLAKAGADRLTRFAAGLAADGVPAPAVFCHSYGSVVCGLAASRLRAADLVVLGSPGMRADNVADLHTTARVWAAKDATDWIDDVPNVEVAGLGHGPDPTGPGFGARRVPAHDAHGHTGYFSPGTDSLRTFASIARGEAR; encoded by the coding sequence ATGCGCCGTTATGCAAGGAATCTGGTCGCGGTCGCGCTGGCCACCACCATGGTGGCGGGGACGGCCGGCTGGGCGTCCGGGAACGCGCAGCAGGCCCTGACCGGGCCACCTCCCGGAACCGCGGCGTGGCGCGCGGATCGGGTGCTGGGGCGTGAGCTGCCGGACCCGGGGCGGACCACCCCCGCCGAAGTGGGCCGCTTCTTCCGGGGGTTGACCGCCGCGCAGCAACAGGCCCTGGTCGTACGGCATCCACTCGTCGTCGGCAACCTGGACGGCGTACCCGTCGAACTGCGCTACCGGGCCAACGCCCGTTCCCTGCAAGCCGGTCACGACCCCAGGTACCGGCATCTCGTCGGGCCGGGACACCGGCAGATCCTCGCCTTCGACCCGCGCGGACGCGGTCAAGTGGCCGAGGTCTTCGGGGACTTGAACACCGCACGCCATGTGGCGGTCGTGGTGCCGGGCTCGGACATCGACGCCGGGACCTTCGACCGTACGAACGATGTGTACGGCACTCCGTCAGGCATGGCGAAGTCCCTGTACGCCCAGACCGGACGCGGCAGCGCCGTCATCGCCTGGGCCGGGTACACCACCCCCGTGGGCGTCGGCCTCGATGCCGCGACCGGGTCGCTCGCCAAGGCCGGGGCCGACCGGCTGACCCGGTTCGCGGCCGGGCTGGCCGCCGACGGCGTGCCGGCGCCCGCCGTGTTCTGCCACAGCTACGGCTCCGTCGTGTGCGGCCTCGCCGCGTCCCGGCTGCGTGCCGCGGACCTGGTCGTCCTCGGCTCGCCCGGGATGCGTGCCGACAACGTCGCCGATCTGCACACCACCGCAAGGGTATGGGCCGCCAAGGACGCCACTGACTGGATCGACGACGTACCGAACGTCGAGGTGGCGGGGCTCGGGCACGGCCCCGATCCGACCGGCCCGGGGTTCGGCGCACGCCGCGTCCCGGCTCACGACGCCCACGGGCACACCGGCTACTTCTCCCCCGGTACGGACTCGCTCCGCACCTTCGCCTCGATCGCGCGGGGAGAAGCCCGATGA
- a CDS encoding MerR family transcriptional regulator — MTVMESTSVKVDVCASAPRAHPRPEGQDRYTISEVVAFTGLTAHTLRWYERIGLMPHVDRSHTGQRRFTNRDLDWLAFVGKLRLTGMPVADMVRYAELLREGEHTFEERQELLEATRRDVRTRIAELQDTLAVLDHKIDFYASARRAPERPCA; from the coding sequence ATGACGGTGATGGAGAGCACTTCCGTGAAAGTGGATGTCTGCGCCTCGGCCCCGCGGGCGCATCCGCGTCCTGAGGGGCAGGACCGCTACACCATCAGTGAGGTCGTCGCCTTCACCGGGCTCACCGCGCACACCCTGCGCTGGTACGAGCGGATCGGGCTGATGCCGCACGTCGACCGGTCGCACACCGGTCAGCGCCGCTTCACCAACCGTGACCTGGACTGGCTGGCGTTCGTCGGCAAGCTGCGGCTGACCGGGATGCCGGTCGCCGACATGGTCCGGTACGCGGAGCTGCTGCGCGAGGGCGAGCACACCTTCGAGGAACGGCAGGAGCTGCTGGAGGCGACCCGCCGCGACGTGAGGACGCGGATCGCGGAGCTCCAGGACACCCTCGCCGTCCTCGACCACAAGATCGACTTCTATGCGAGTGCCCGACGGGCGCCGGAAAGGCCCTGTGCCTGA
- a CDS encoding response regulator translates to MTIRVIIVDDQAMVRAGFAALLAAQSDIDVVGEAPDGRQGIDVSRRVHPDVVLMDVRMPEMDGLAAARELLNPPVGVVHLPKVLMLTTFDVDDYVYEALRAGASGFLLKDAPPADLISAVRVVAAGEALLAPSVTRRLIADFARQGPSGAARSGQALRLNGLTPREREVLELIARGLSNQEIAGRLVLAEQTVKTHIGRVLAKLDLRDRAQAVIFAYEAGVVVPGEQ, encoded by the coding sequence TTGACCATCCGCGTGATCATCGTCGACGACCAGGCCATGGTGCGGGCGGGGTTCGCGGCACTGCTCGCGGCACAGAGCGACATCGACGTGGTCGGTGAGGCACCGGACGGGCGCCAGGGCATCGACGTCAGCCGGCGGGTCCACCCGGACGTGGTCCTGATGGACGTCCGGATGCCCGAGATGGACGGCCTGGCGGCGGCCCGTGAGCTGCTGAACCCGCCGGTGGGGGTGGTGCACCTGCCCAAGGTTCTGATGCTCACCACGTTCGACGTGGACGACTACGTGTACGAGGCGCTGCGCGCCGGGGCGTCCGGCTTCCTGCTGAAGGACGCGCCGCCGGCGGATCTGATCTCGGCGGTACGGGTGGTCGCGGCGGGCGAGGCGCTGCTGGCGCCGTCCGTGACCCGGCGCCTGATCGCGGACTTCGCCCGGCAGGGGCCGTCCGGCGCCGCCCGGAGCGGGCAGGCGCTGCGGCTGAACGGGCTGACTCCGCGCGAGAGGGAGGTGCTGGAGCTGATTGCGCGGGGGCTGTCCAACCAGGAGATCGCGGGCCGGCTGGTGCTGGCCGAGCAGACGGTGAAGACGCACATCGGGCGGGTACTGGCCAAGCTGGACCTGCGGGACCGCGCACAGGCGGTGATCTTCGCGTACGAGGCAGGGGTGGTGGTACCGGGAGAACAGTGA
- a CDS encoding aldo/keto reductase, producing MSDDKIATVELGSGGPQVGVQGLGCMGMSEFYGDTDESAARETLETALAAGVTLFDTADIYGSGANEEFLAPFVGAHRDEITLATKFAIERKDDDPHYRGVRNDPAYIRRAVEDSLRRLNTDVIDLYYMHRRDPAVPLAESVGAMAELVRQGKVKQLGLSEVTGAELREAYAVHPIAALQSEWSLFSRDVERSAVPAAVELGVTVVPYSPLGRGFLTGAFADAAKDLSKGDFRRFQPRFTGDNAKANAALLEPVHKIAAAHGVSAAQVALAWVQQRAQVHGLTVVPIPGTRRSSRLLENVAATRLTLTDQELVLLEPIAGQVAGDRYPDMSSTSAARE from the coding sequence ATGTCTGACGACAAGATCGCCACCGTGGAGCTCGGCAGCGGCGGCCCGCAGGTCGGCGTGCAGGGACTCGGCTGCATGGGCATGAGCGAGTTCTACGGGGACACCGATGAGTCCGCCGCCCGCGAGACGCTGGAGACGGCGCTGGCGGCGGGCGTCACCCTCTTCGACACCGCCGACATCTACGGGAGCGGCGCCAACGAGGAGTTCCTCGCCCCGTTCGTCGGGGCGCACCGCGACGAGATCACGCTCGCCACGAAGTTCGCCATCGAGCGGAAGGACGACGACCCGCACTACCGGGGCGTGCGCAACGACCCCGCGTACATCCGCCGCGCCGTCGAGGACAGCCTGCGCCGGCTGAACACCGATGTCATCGACCTGTACTACATGCACCGCCGCGACCCGGCCGTCCCGCTCGCCGAGTCCGTCGGCGCGATGGCCGAGCTGGTGCGGCAGGGCAAGGTGAAGCAGCTCGGGCTGAGCGAGGTGACCGGTGCTGAGCTGCGCGAGGCGTACGCGGTGCACCCGATCGCGGCCCTGCAGTCCGAGTGGTCGCTCTTCAGCCGGGACGTCGAGCGCAGCGCCGTGCCCGCCGCCGTCGAGCTCGGGGTGACCGTCGTGCCGTACTCGCCGCTCGGCCGGGGTTTTCTGACCGGAGCGTTCGCGGACGCGGCCAAGGACCTTTCGAAGGGCGACTTCCGCCGGTTCCAGCCGCGCTTCACGGGCGACAACGCGAAGGCGAACGCCGCGCTGCTGGAGCCCGTCCACAAGATCGCGGCGGCGCACGGGGTGTCTGCCGCGCAGGTGGCGCTCGCGTGGGTGCAGCAGCGGGCCCAGGTGCACGGGCTGACCGTGGTGCCGATCCCGGGCACCCGCAGGAGCAGCCGGCTGCTGGAGAACGTGGCCGCCACCCGGCTCACGCTGACGGACCAGGAGCTGGTGTTGCTGGAGCCGATCGCGGGGCAGGTGGCGGGGGACCGGTACCCGGACATGAGCTCGACGTCCGCCGCGCGCGAGTAG
- a CDS encoding acyltransferase family protein, whose protein sequence is MSLTALTTLARRIDARTPAHRDRAIDGLRALALLAVPTGHWLLGGFGLDSDGALHNASPLSTFGGLAPVSWVLQMLGIFFLVGGYASVLSYRRRESTTGAWLRGRVARLGRPVIGVTAVWAALIPVLSALGVPGDTLRTGSTLVIQPLWFVGVYTVVTALTPYCVKAARKLGGWAAVPLLGSVAAVDFLRYGPFADAMPSWLSVLNILPGWLFAYQLGVSWGEGRIGRRGARLLLIGGTVLFAALLLVLHYPASMVGVPGEARTNSHPPSLLVLALAAAQSGAAILLRDRIGGLLRRPLLWAPVVVINLSAMTILCWHQTAMLAAAVPASFAGAVPGLTTGPGTVGWILARVAWLPVFAGLLALIARYARRFEAPWQTGTHAANARRALAGLLATGFAVYALGLA, encoded by the coding sequence ATGAGCCTCACCGCCCTCACCACCCTTGCGCGGCGCATCGACGCCCGTACGCCCGCCCATCGCGACCGGGCCATCGACGGCCTGCGCGCCCTCGCGCTGCTGGCCGTCCCGACCGGCCACTGGCTGCTCGGCGGTTTCGGCCTCGACAGCGACGGCGCGCTGCACAATGCCAGTCCGCTGTCGACGTTCGGCGGCCTCGCCCCGGTGAGCTGGGTGCTTCAGATGCTGGGCATCTTCTTTCTGGTCGGCGGGTACGCCTCTGTGCTCTCGTACCGCCGCAGGGAGTCCACTACCGGCGCCTGGCTGCGCGGACGCGTCGCCCGACTGGGCAGGCCGGTGATCGGGGTGACGGCCGTCTGGGCGGCGCTGATCCCGGTGCTGAGCGCGCTCGGCGTGCCCGGTGACACCCTGCGGACCGGGTCGACGCTGGTGATCCAGCCACTGTGGTTCGTCGGGGTGTACACCGTGGTCACGGCGCTCACCCCGTACTGTGTCAAGGCCGCGCGGAAACTGGGCGGCTGGGCCGCTGTGCCGTTGCTCGGGTCGGTCGCCGCCGTCGACTTCCTGCGGTACGGGCCGTTCGCCGACGCCATGCCGTCCTGGCTGAGCGTGCTGAACATCCTTCCGGGCTGGCTCTTCGCGTACCAGCTCGGGGTCTCCTGGGGCGAGGGCCGGATCGGCAGGCGGGGCGCCCGGCTGTTGCTGATCGGTGGGACGGTGTTGTTCGCCGCGCTGCTGCTCGTCCTCCACTACCCGGCGTCGATGGTCGGCGTCCCCGGCGAGGCGCGGACGAACTCGCACCCGCCGTCGCTGCTCGTCCTGGCGCTGGCCGCCGCTCAGAGCGGTGCGGCGATCCTGCTGCGGGACCGGATCGGCGGGCTGCTGCGCAGGCCACTGCTGTGGGCGCCGGTCGTCGTCATCAATCTGTCCGCGATGACGATCCTGTGCTGGCACCAGACGGCGATGCTGGCCGCGGCGGTCCCGGCGTCGTTCGCCGGTGCGGTGCCGGGGCTGACGACCGGGCCCGGGACGGTCGGCTGGATCCTGGCGCGGGTGGCGTGGCTGCCGGTGTTCGCGGGGCTGCTGGCGCTGATCGCCCGATACGCCCGACGCTTCGAGGCCCCGTGGCAGACCGGCACACACGCGGCGAACGCCCGCCGGGCGTTGGCGGGCCTGCTGGCGACGGGATTCGCGGTGTACGCGCTGGGGCTGGCGTAG